A single window of Nicotiana sylvestris chromosome 3, ASM39365v2, whole genome shotgun sequence DNA harbors:
- the LOC104216725 gene encoding F-box protein At3g58530 isoform X1: MTKGLKMEKMQKEPSSKSSRAMEEKVTAEAIWNKETVPKVMKIVSTRLPQRELINLLFVSPWIHHTLHSHPSLWLVLDFHEMSNAGNRLVSALSLPRYRNVKHINLEFAQDIEDKQLEIVKSKCGNSLLNLEILNLNGCQRISDKGIEVVTSICPRLKVFSIYWNVRVTDVGITHLVKNCRSVVDLNLSGCKNITDKSLHLVADNYQEMESLNITRCIKLTDSGLQRILLKCSSLQSLNLYALSTLTDEAYKKISLLPHLTFLDLCGAQNLTDDGLSCIAMCKNLVSLNLTWCVRVTDVGVIAIAQGCSSLEFLSLFGILGVSDKCLEVLSSFCSDTLTTLDVNGCTNIKNRSRDQLLKLFPNLTCFKVHS; this comes from the exons atgacaaaaggactaaaaatggagaaaatGCAGAAAGAGCCATCGTCAAAGTCCAGCAGAGCAATGGAGGAAAAGGTAACAGCAGAAGCGATTTGGAACAAAGAAACAGTGCCAAAagtgatgaaaatagtgagtACCAGACTCCCCCAAAGAGAACTCATCAATCTTCTATTTGTTAGCCCTTGGATTCACCACACTCTTCATTCACATCCCTCTCTCTGGCTG GTTCTTGATTTTCATGAGATGAGTAATGCTGGCAATCGCCTTGTTTCAGCTCTTTCGTTG CCTAGATATCGCAATGTGAAGCATATCAACCTTGAGTTTGCACAGGATATTGAAGACAAGCAACTGGAAATTGTTAAAAGCAAG TGTGGGAATTCCCTTTTAAATCTGGAGATTCTAAATCTAAATGGCTGTCAAAGGATCTCTGACAAGGGAATCGAAGTAGTGACAAGTATTTGTCCTAGACTGAAGGTCTTTTCCATTTATTGGAATGTAAG GGTAACAGATGTTGGCATTACTCATCTGGTCAAGAACTGCAGATCAGTGGTGGATTTGAACTTAAGTGGCTGCAAG AATATTACAGATAAAAGTTTGCATCTTGTTGCTGACAATTATCAAGAAATGGAGTCCTTGAACATCACTAG GTGCATCAAGCTGACAGATTCTGGTTTGCAACGGATTTTGCTGAAGTGCTCTTCTCTTCAGAGTTTGAACCTTTATGCCCTTTCCAC TTTAACAGATGAAGCTTATAAGAAGATATCTCTTTTGCCTCATCTTACATTCCTGGATCTCTGTGGTGCTCAG AATCTAACAGATGATGGGCTTTCTTGTATAGCCATGTGCAAAAACCTGGTGTCTCTCAATTTGACATG GTGCGTACGAGTCACTGATGTTGGGGTCATAGCAATAGCTCAAGGCTGCAGCTCTCTTGAATTCCTAAG TTTATTTGGGATACTTGGGGTATCTGACAAGTGCTTGGAGGTACTTTCTAGCTTTTGTTCCGATACACTTACAACCCTTGATGTAAATGGCTGCACCAATATAAAG AATCGCAGCCGTGATCAACTGCTTAAGTTATTCCCCAACCTGACGTGCTTCAAAGTGCATAGCTAA
- the LOC104216725 gene encoding F-box protein At3g58530 isoform X2: protein MTKGLKMEKMQKEPSSKSSRAMEEKVTAEAIWNKETVPKVMKIVSTRLPQRELINLLFVSPWIHHTLHSHPSLWLVLDFHEMSNAGNRLVSALSLPRYRNVKHINLEFAQDIEDKQLEIVKSKCGNSLLNLEILNLNGCQRISDKGIEVVTSICPRLKVFSIYWNVRVTDVGITHLVKNCRSVVDLNLSGCKNITDKSLHLVADNYQEMESLNITRCIKLTDSGLQRILLKCSSLQSLNLYALSTLTDEAYKKISLLPHLTFLDLCGAQNLTDDGLSCIAMCKNLVSLNLTWCVRVTDVGVIAIAQGCSSLEFLSLFGILGVSDKCLENRSRDQLLKLFPNLTCFKVHS from the exons atgacaaaaggactaaaaatggagaaaatGCAGAAAGAGCCATCGTCAAAGTCCAGCAGAGCAATGGAGGAAAAGGTAACAGCAGAAGCGATTTGGAACAAAGAAACAGTGCCAAAagtgatgaaaatagtgagtACCAGACTCCCCCAAAGAGAACTCATCAATCTTCTATTTGTTAGCCCTTGGATTCACCACACTCTTCATTCACATCCCTCTCTCTGGCTG GTTCTTGATTTTCATGAGATGAGTAATGCTGGCAATCGCCTTGTTTCAGCTCTTTCGTTG CCTAGATATCGCAATGTGAAGCATATCAACCTTGAGTTTGCACAGGATATTGAAGACAAGCAACTGGAAATTGTTAAAAGCAAG TGTGGGAATTCCCTTTTAAATCTGGAGATTCTAAATCTAAATGGCTGTCAAAGGATCTCTGACAAGGGAATCGAAGTAGTGACAAGTATTTGTCCTAGACTGAAGGTCTTTTCCATTTATTGGAATGTAAG GGTAACAGATGTTGGCATTACTCATCTGGTCAAGAACTGCAGATCAGTGGTGGATTTGAACTTAAGTGGCTGCAAG AATATTACAGATAAAAGTTTGCATCTTGTTGCTGACAATTATCAAGAAATGGAGTCCTTGAACATCACTAG GTGCATCAAGCTGACAGATTCTGGTTTGCAACGGATTTTGCTGAAGTGCTCTTCTCTTCAGAGTTTGAACCTTTATGCCCTTTCCAC TTTAACAGATGAAGCTTATAAGAAGATATCTCTTTTGCCTCATCTTACATTCCTGGATCTCTGTGGTGCTCAG AATCTAACAGATGATGGGCTTTCTTGTATAGCCATGTGCAAAAACCTGGTGTCTCTCAATTTGACATG GTGCGTACGAGTCACTGATGTTGGGGTCATAGCAATAGCTCAAGGCTGCAGCTCTCTTGAATTCCTAAG TTTATTTGGGATACTTGGGGTATCTGACAAGTGCTTGGAG AATCGCAGCCGTGATCAACTGCTTAAGTTATTCCCCAACCTGACGTGCTTCAAAGTGCATAGCTAA